A region from the Simiduia sp. 21SJ11W-1 genome encodes:
- a CDS encoding DUF2179 domain-containing protein, with translation MTELLAFLHQHPALLCAAIFFARLTDVSLGTLRTLMVFRGYRALSALVGFFEVLLWIVAASQVITHLDQWHLAVAYAGGFAAGNYVGITLEAKLAMGRELVRVVTDNPDICLAEALRAHDYSVIELAARFDDGKDVEILLISESRKRVPALCQLIAQLDPKAFYTTSDIKKQFHVAQLLSDEKPLINAGWRVIGKRK, from the coding sequence ATGACCGAGCTGCTGGCGTTTTTACACCAGCACCCGGCGCTGCTGTGTGCAGCCATTTTCTTTGCGCGCCTTACCGATGTAAGCCTGGGCACCCTGCGCACCCTGATGGTTTTTCGGGGCTACCGCGCACTTTCGGCACTTGTGGGCTTTTTTGAAGTACTGCTGTGGATAGTGGCCGCAAGCCAGGTGATTACCCACCTGGACCAATGGCATTTGGCCGTCGCCTACGCGGGCGGTTTTGCCGCCGGCAACTATGTAGGCATCACACTGGAAGCCAAGCTCGCCATGGGCCGGGAGCTGGTGCGGGTAGTTACCGATAACCCCGATATCTGCCTGGCAGAGGCCCTGCGTGCGCACGACTACTCCGTAATCGAGCTGGCCGCGCGCTTCGACGATGGCAAAGATGTAGAGATATTGTTGATCTCTGAAAGCCGCAAACGCGTACCCGCCTTGTGCCAACTTATAGCCCAATTAGACCCAAAAGCGTTTTACACTACCTCAGACATTAAAAAACAATTCCACGTGGCGCAGTTGCTCAGCGACGAAAAGCCCCTGATCAACGCCGGCTGGCGGGTCATCGGCAAACGCAAGTAG
- the trpC gene encoding indole-3-glycerol phosphate synthase TrpC, with amino-acid sequence MSATPTVLRNILARKKEEIAERSRKAGTQQLLNEAKHQSAPRGFVNSIERKLANQEAAVIAEIKKASPSKGVIRENFDPTEIAKSYTKGGAACLSVLTDADFFQGHEDYLKQARAASNLPVIRKDFIIDDYQLVEARAIGADCILLIVAALDKQQLVSLNQTALELGMDVLVEVHDRAELDLALDLPNKLIGINNRNLHTFETSLETTFALLPHIDETRIVVSESGIHNIDDVKIMRGHNVNSFLVGEAFMRDEEPGRRLMEMFN; translated from the coding sequence ATGTCTGCAACTCCCACAGTGCTGCGCAACATTCTAGCGCGCAAGAAAGAAGAAATTGCCGAGCGCTCGCGCAAGGCTGGCACCCAACAGCTGCTGAACGAGGCCAAGCACCAAAGTGCACCCCGTGGCTTTGTAAACAGCATTGAGCGCAAGCTGGCCAATCAGGAAGCCGCGGTTATTGCCGAAATTAAAAAGGCCTCGCCGTCTAAAGGCGTGATTCGGGAAAACTTTGACCCAACGGAAATCGCCAAAAGCTACACCAAAGGCGGTGCCGCCTGTTTATCTGTGCTGACCGATGCCGATTTCTTTCAAGGCCATGAGGACTACCTCAAACAGGCCCGCGCCGCCAGCAACCTGCCCGTGATTCGCAAAGATTTCATCATCGACGACTACCAGCTGGTAGAGGCCCGAGCCATTGGCGCAGACTGCATCTTGCTGATTGTGGCCGCGCTGGATAAACAACAACTGGTAAGCCTGAACCAAACCGCGCTCGAATTGGGCATGGATGTGCTGGTAGAAGTGCACGATCGCGCCGAGCTGGATCTGGCGCTGGATTTACCCAACAAGTTAATCGGCATTAACAACCGCAACCTGCACACCTTCGAAACCAGCCTGGAAACCACCTTCGCACTGCTGCCCCATATTGATGAGACGCGCATTGTGGTGAGTGAATCGGGCATTCACAATATTGACGATGTGAAAATCATGCGCGGGCACAATGTGAACAGCTTTCTGGTGGGTGAGGCGTTCATGCGCGATGAAGAGCCAGGCCGCCGCTTGATGGAAATGTTCAACTAA
- the trpD gene encoding anthranilate phosphoribosyltransferase — MDIKSALQQIAAGQSLSQAEMTSVMRTVMTGDATAAQIGALLMGLRMKGESVDEITGAASVMRELATHVHIDQTHLVDTCGTGGDGANLFNVSTASAFVAAASGVRVAKHGNRSVSSSTGSADVLEAAGVNLALNAEQVKKCIDTLGVGFMFAPSHHSAMKHAIGPRRDMGMRTIFNMLGPMTNPALVKRQVIGVFNRDLCRPMAEVLGRLGSEHVLVVHAEDGLDEITLSGHTFVAELNNGEIREYRITPADFNIETQTLEGLSVATAAESLALIRNALGKQDTAAAKKAADIIALNAGAAIYVSGVADSIAQGVAMAQDAIGSGLAREKIQELAAFTECFRAN, encoded by the coding sequence ATGGATATCAAATCAGCCCTGCAGCAGATCGCCGCCGGCCAATCCCTAAGCCAGGCCGAGATGACCAGCGTGATGCGCACGGTAATGACCGGTGATGCCACAGCGGCACAAATTGGCGCACTGCTGATGGGCCTGCGCATGAAAGGCGAAAGCGTGGATGAAATTACCGGCGCCGCCAGCGTAATGCGCGAGCTCGCCACCCACGTACACATCGATCAAACCCATTTGGTGGATACCTGTGGTACCGGCGGCGACGGCGCCAACCTGTTTAACGTATCCACAGCCAGCGCGTTTGTGGCCGCCGCCAGCGGCGTGCGCGTAGCCAAACACGGCAACCGCTCGGTTTCGTCTTCCACCGGCAGCGCCGATGTACTGGAAGCCGCAGGTGTAAACTTGGCATTAAATGCCGAGCAGGTAAAAAAGTGCATAGATACACTTGGCGTAGGTTTTATGTTTGCGCCCTCCCACCACAGCGCCATGAAACACGCCATAGGCCCGCGCCGCGACATGGGCATGCGCACCATTTTTAACATGCTGGGCCCCATGACCAACCCGGCGCTGGTGAAGCGCCAGGTGATTGGCGTATTCAACCGCGATTTATGCAGGCCTATGGCCGAGGTATTGGGGCGGCTGGGTTCAGAACACGTGCTGGTGGTTCACGCCGAAGACGGCCTGGATGAAATCACACTCAGCGGGCACACCTTTGTGGCCGAACTCAACAATGGTGAGATTCGCGAGTACCGCATCACACCGGCGGATTTCAACATTGAAACCCAAACCCTTGAGGGCTTGAGTGTGGCTACTGCGGCCGAATCTCTGGCGCTGATTAGGAACGCCCTAGGCAAGCAAGACACAGCGGCTGCAAAAAAAGCTGCAGATATTATTGCCCTTAATGCCGGTGCCGCCATTTATGTGAGCGGCGTGGCCGACTCCATCGCCCAGGGCGTTGCCATGGCACAAGATGCCATTGGCTCAGGCCTTGCCCGTGAAAAAATTCAGGAACTCGCCGCGTTTACCGAGTGCTTTCGCGCCAACTAA
- a CDS encoding aminodeoxychorismate synthase component II translates to MLLMIDNYDSFTYNVVQYLAELKAEVKVVRNDEITVADIDQLAPERLVISPGPCTPNEAGISVDAIRTYAGKLPVLGICLGHQSIGQVFGGQVVRAREVMHGKTSPIYHNNTGVFKGLKNPLVCTRYHSLVIDKDSLPECLEITAWTQHQDGRMDEIMGVRHKTLNVEGVQFHPESILSEQGHELLDNFLQSQGG, encoded by the coding sequence ATGCTTTTGATGATCGACAATTACGACTCCTTTACCTACAACGTGGTGCAATACCTGGCCGAGCTCAAGGCCGAGGTAAAAGTTGTACGCAATGACGAAATTACCGTTGCAGATATCGACCAACTGGCACCCGAGCGACTGGTGATCTCGCCCGGCCCCTGCACGCCCAACGAAGCGGGCATTTCCGTAGACGCTATTCGCACCTACGCAGGCAAGTTGCCGGTTCTCGGTATCTGCCTGGGGCACCAGTCCATCGGCCAGGTATTTGGTGGGCAGGTGGTGCGCGCACGGGAAGTGATGCACGGCAAAACCTCGCCCATTTATCACAACAACACCGGCGTATTTAAAGGTTTGAAAAACCCGCTGGTATGCACCCGCTATCACTCGCTGGTAATCGACAAAGACAGCCTGCCCGAGTGTTTGGAAATCACCGCCTGGACCCAACACCAAGACGGACGCATGGATGAAATCATGGGCGTGCGCCACAAAACCTTAAACGTGGAAGGCGTGCAATTTCACCCTGAATCAATTTTATCAGAGCAAGGCCACGAGCTGCTCGATAACTTTTTGCAATCGCAAGGAGGCTAG
- the trpE gene encoding anthranilate synthase component I: MTPELFAQLCLQGYNRIPLTRELLADLDTPLSSYLKFAKGPYSYLLESVQGGEKWGRYSIIGLPARQVLRVHGDQIQVELDGEVVEAHSSADPLDFVDEFKGRFRAPELEGLPRFNGGLVGYFGYDCVRYVEPKLKASQPQDVIGTPDILLMVSDELLVFDNLAGKLILIVHADADTSDAYQQAQSRLDALEQKLAEAAPATAPMRLKGEAAREAEFTSSFGEANFHSAVQKIKDYVLAGDTMQVVVSQRLSIPFDAEPLNLYRALRCLNPSPYMYFLDLGDHQVVGSSPEILARFEHGEVTVRPIAGTRRRGHTEAEDRALEQDLVNDPKEIAEHLMLIDLGRNDVGRVAETGTVKLTDKMVVERYSHVMHITSNVTGKVKPNLTAMDVLRAALPAGTLSGAPKIRAMEIIDELENEKRGIYGGAIGYLAWNGAMDTAIAIRTAVIKNGTLYIQAGAGVVADSQPALEWKETMNKARAMFRAVDMVL, encoded by the coding sequence ATGACCCCGGAACTTTTTGCCCAACTTTGCCTGCAAGGCTATAACCGCATCCCGCTCACGCGCGAATTGCTGGCCGATTTAGACACCCCCCTCTCAAGCTACCTGAAATTTGCCAAAGGCCCCTATTCCTACCTGCTGGAATCGGTACAGGGCGGCGAAAAGTGGGGCCGCTATTCCATTATCGGCCTGCCGGCACGCCAGGTGCTGCGCGTGCACGGCGACCAGATTCAGGTAGAGCTTGATGGCGAAGTTGTAGAAGCGCACAGCTCGGCCGATCCGCTCGACTTTGTAGACGAATTCAAAGGCCGCTTTCGCGCCCCGGAGCTTGAGGGCTTGCCGCGCTTTAACGGCGGCCTGGTGGGCTACTTTGGCTACGATTGCGTGCGCTATGTAGAGCCCAAGCTCAAGGCCAGCCAACCCCAGGATGTGATTGGCACACCCGATATTTTGCTGATGGTGTCTGATGAGTTGCTGGTATTCGACAATCTGGCCGGCAAGCTCATTTTAATTGTGCACGCCGATGCCGACACCAGTGATGCCTACCAACAAGCCCAAAGTCGGCTGGATGCGCTGGAACAAAAGCTCGCCGAGGCCGCACCGGCCACGGCACCCATGCGCTTGAAGGGCGAAGCCGCGCGCGAGGCCGAGTTCACCTCAAGCTTTGGCGAGGCCAACTTCCACAGCGCCGTTCAAAAAATCAAAGATTACGTGCTCGCAGGCGATACCATGCAGGTGGTGGTTTCCCAGCGGTTGTCGATTCCCTTCGATGCCGAGCCACTGAACCTCTACCGTGCGCTGCGCTGCCTGAACCCCTCGCCCTACATGTACTTTTTGGATTTGGGTGACCATCAGGTGGTGGGCTCAAGCCCTGAAATTCTTGCACGCTTTGAGCACGGCGAAGTAACCGTGCGGCCCATTGCCGGCACCCGCCGCCGCGGCCACACCGAAGCGGAAGACCGCGCGCTTGAACAAGATCTGGTTAACGATCCGAAAGAAATTGCCGAGCACTTGATGCTCATCGACCTTGGCCGCAACGATGTAGGCCGCGTGGCCGAAACCGGCACCGTCAAACTCACCGATAAAATGGTGGTAGAGCGCTACAGCCACGTGATGCACATCACCAGCAACGTTACCGGCAAAGTAAAACCCAACCTCACCGCCATGGACGTACTGCGCGCCGCCCTGCCCGCAGGCACCCTGTCTGGCGCACCGAAAATTCGCGCCATGGAAATTATCGACGAGCTCGAAAACGAAAAGCGCGGCATTTATGGCGGTGCCATCGGCTACCTGGCATGGAACGGCGCCATGGATACCGCCATTGCCATTCGCACTGCAGTGATTAAAAACGGCACCCTCTACATTCAGGCCGGCGCCGGTGTAGTGGCCGATTCACAACCGGCACTTGAGTGGAAAGAAACCATGAACAAGGCCCGCGCCATGTTCCGCGCCGTTGATATGGTTTTATGA
- a CDS encoding cation:dicarboxylate symporter family transporter produces the protein MSLSSKIVAGLLAGLVAGLCFGARMTSLDIIGEIFLGLLQMTVLPYILVSLVSAVGALRRNQAQALARFGAIVLALLWGVTLVLIAIASLSFPQWESASYFSPALLEPAQRFDFIGSFLPSNIFHALGTGAIPAVVVFALLLGVALLRLGQKDEFLKVVNALQEAIGEMAALVMKTAPLGVFAITASAAGTLNVDALKGLYVYLVTLTLLCVVLTFWVFPMLVKTLTKFRYSEVLDVSKDALITAFATGNLFIVLPIIAENTRKLFLRSYETNSPQSNLVEVVVPASFSLPVAGKLMALLFVLFAGWFSGEPIALVDYPELLVSGVVNLFGSSLAAVPALLHAHKIPAEVFELFLITENIISNRLGAMTSVMFVVVMAILVATGADRKWRWHTFAVVRFAVVGLVVITAMSYSLRYLYKAVGNEYTAYDEFIARELLLPAAPSRNLMQVPEQRAQEPYGNTLDRIAKRGTLRVGYYRDWLPYAFHNKQGQLVGLDVELWHQLARDLGVRVEFVRVYRREVKQLLDARYLDMAAGVAMSPAAIARYTLAAPHFNENLALLVRKDKRTELREWQEIGSNQRWHLGVPNAYYLTSSLRNALPNWQVEEIASPRSFVRGEKPELDAIIFGAAGASAWTLLYPEYGVVVPQPTLPPVPMAMPVATNDLDFVLFMRQWLEIRRNDGTIEKLTNYWIRGQRPEGAQHRWNLWDDWVMKSPEPVQD, from the coding sequence ATGTCGCTTTCAAGCAAAATTGTTGCAGGTTTGCTGGCTGGATTGGTAGCGGGGCTATGTTTTGGCGCGCGTATGACAAGCCTCGACATCATTGGCGAAATCTTCCTGGGCCTGCTGCAAATGACGGTGTTGCCCTACATTCTGGTGTCTTTGGTGTCGGCGGTGGGCGCGCTCAGGCGCAACCAGGCCCAGGCGCTGGCGCGCTTCGGGGCCATTGTGCTGGCGCTGCTTTGGGGGGTAACGCTGGTATTGATTGCCATTGCGAGCCTGTCTTTTCCGCAGTGGGAATCTGCGTCTTACTTCAGCCCGGCGCTGCTTGAGCCCGCCCAGCGCTTCGATTTTATCGGCAGTTTTTTACCCTCGAACATTTTTCACGCTCTCGGCACCGGCGCCATTCCCGCCGTAGTGGTTTTTGCGTTGTTGCTTGGGGTGGCCTTATTGCGGTTGGGCCAAAAAGATGAATTTTTGAAAGTGGTAAATGCCCTGCAAGAGGCCATTGGTGAAATGGCTGCACTGGTGATGAAAACCGCACCGCTCGGTGTGTTTGCCATTACGGCAAGTGCCGCCGGCACCCTGAATGTAGACGCGCTCAAGGGGCTGTATGTGTACCTGGTAACGCTCACGTTGCTATGCGTGGTGCTCACCTTCTGGGTGTTCCCGATGCTTGTGAAAACCCTTACCAAGTTTCGCTACAGCGAAGTGCTGGATGTCAGCAAAGATGCGCTCATTACCGCTTTTGCCACCGGCAACCTGTTTATTGTGCTCCCCATCATTGCCGAAAACACCCGCAAACTTTTCTTGCGCTCTTACGAAACCAATTCGCCGCAATCCAATCTGGTGGAGGTGGTAGTGCCTGCCTCTTTTTCGCTGCCGGTTGCAGGCAAGTTAATGGCGTTATTGTTTGTGTTGTTTGCCGGCTGGTTCAGTGGCGAGCCCATTGCGTTGGTAGATTACCCCGAGCTTTTGGTAAGCGGGGTGGTTAATTTATTTGGCTCAAGCCTGGCTGCCGTGCCCGCGCTATTGCATGCCCACAAAATTCCGGCCGAGGTGTTCGAGTTATTTTTGATTACTGAAAACATCATTTCCAACAGGCTGGGCGCGATGACCTCGGTGATGTTTGTGGTGGTGATGGCAATTCTCGTGGCCACCGGCGCAGACAGAAAGTGGCGCTGGCACACCTTTGCGGTGGTGCGCTTTGCGGTAGTGGGCCTGGTGGTGATTACCGCCATGTCTTATTCGCTGCGCTACCTTTATAAAGCCGTGGGCAACGAGTACACCGCCTACGATGAGTTTATCGCCCGCGAGCTGCTGCTGCCTGCCGCCCCTTCGCGCAACTTGATGCAAGTGCCAGAGCAGCGCGCCCAAGAGCCTTACGGCAATACGCTAGATCGCATTGCAAAACGCGGCACGTTACGCGTTGGCTATTATCGCGACTGGCTGCCCTATGCGTTTCACAATAAGCAGGGCCAACTTGTGGGGCTGGATGTAGAGCTGTGGCACCAGCTGGCGCGCGATTTGGGTGTGCGGGTTGAGTTTGTGCGTGTGTACCGCCGCGAGGTAAAACAGCTGTTAGATGCCCGCTACCTGGATATGGCCGCCGGTGTTGCCATGTCGCCTGCCGCTATCGCCCGCTACACATTGGCCGCGCCACACTTTAATGAAAATCTTGCGCTGCTGGTGCGTAAAGACAAGCGCACAGAGCTGCGCGAGTGGCAGGAAATTGGCAGTAACCAGCGCTGGCATTTGGGCGTGCCCAATGCCTACTACCTAACCAGCTCATTGCGCAACGCGCTGCCCAACTGGCAGGTTGAAGAAATTGCCTCGCCGCGCAGCTTTGTGCGGGGTGAAAAGCCGGAACTCGATGCCATTATTTTCGGCGCCGCCGGCGCTTCTGCCTGGACACTCTTATACCCCGAATACGGGGTGGTTGTGCCGCAACCCACCTTGCCACCAGTGCCTATGGCAATGCCTGTGGCAACCAATGACCTGGACTTCGTGTTGTTCATGCGCCAGTGGCTGGAAATCCGCCGCAACGATGGCACCATCGAAAAGCTTACCAACTACTGGATTCGCGGCCAGCGCCCGGAAGGTGCCCAGCACCGGTGGAACCTCTGGGACGACTGGGTGATGAAAAGCCCTGAACCGGTTCAGGACTAG
- a CDS encoding phosphoglycolate phosphatase yields MSTLEQLFNGKPPQLVLFDLDGTLIDSVPDIATATDTMLKSLGQPEAGVARVRNWVGNGAATLVARALEHAGLEQSMHAQAMTLWRAAYTLCCTRNTSLYPGAKEFLAFLQQSNISMALVTNKPVQFARPIVEHLGIAHYFDSMFGGECVANKKPAPDMLLEAMKEANIGAAHTLMVGDSAADIGAARAAQVPVAAVSYGYDRGAPVATLNPDALVDDLRKLFQ; encoded by the coding sequence ATGAGCACCCTTGAACAACTTTTCAATGGCAAGCCGCCACAGCTTGTGTTGTTTGATCTAGACGGCACACTCATAGACTCGGTGCCGGACATCGCCACAGCCACAGACACCATGCTGAAATCCTTAGGCCAACCCGAAGCCGGAGTAGCCCGGGTACGCAATTGGGTAGGCAACGGCGCAGCCACACTGGTTGCCCGTGCACTGGAACACGCAGGCCTTGAACAAAGCATGCACGCGCAAGCAATGACCTTGTGGCGCGCGGCATACACCCTGTGCTGCACGCGCAACACCTCCCTTTACCCTGGCGCCAAGGAATTTCTGGCATTCCTGCAACAGTCAAACATTTCCATGGCGCTGGTTACCAATAAGCCCGTGCAGTTTGCCCGCCCGATTGTTGAGCATCTGGGCATTGCCCACTATTTTGATTCAATGTTCGGTGGCGAGTGTGTGGCCAATAAAAAGCCCGCGCCCGATATGCTTTTGGAAGCCATGAAAGAGGCCAACATTGGCGCTGCCCACACGCTCATGGTGGGTGATTCTGCCGCCGATATTGGCGCTGCGCGTGCAGCCCAGGTGCCGGTAGCAGCGGTGAGTTACGGTTACGACAGGGGCGCGCCTGTTGCCACACTCAACCCGGATGCGCTGGTGGATGATTTGCGAAAATTATTTCAATAA
- the rpe gene encoding ribulose-phosphate 3-epimerase — MTNFLIAPSILSADLARLGDDVAKVLADGADVVHFDVMDNHYVPNLTFGPMVCKALRNYGITAPIDVHLMVEPVDDLISQFADAGATYITFHPEASKHVDRSLQLIIDKGCKPGLVLNPATPVDIVKPVLHKLDMLLLMSVNPGFGGQKFIAQTLDKLREARALIDNSGHDIRLEIDGGVTPANIAEIARAGADTFVAGSAIFGAQSYKSAIDAMREALADC; from the coding sequence ATGACCAACTTTCTGATTGCCCCTTCGATTTTATCTGCCGATCTGGCCCGCCTGGGCGACGATGTAGCCAAGGTACTGGCCGACGGTGCCGATGTGGTGCACTTTGATGTAATGGACAACCACTATGTGCCGAACCTCACCTTCGGCCCCATGGTGTGCAAGGCGCTGCGCAATTACGGCATTACCGCACCCATCGATGTACACCTGATGGTAGAGCCGGTAGACGATTTAATCAGCCAGTTTGCCGATGCCGGTGCCACCTACATTACCTTCCACCCGGAGGCCTCCAAACACGTAGATCGCTCGCTGCAATTAATTATTGATAAAGGCTGCAAGCCAGGCCTGGTATTGAACCCTGCCACGCCGGTAGACATCGTAAAGCCGGTACTGCACAAACTCGACATGCTGTTGCTGATGTCGGTGAACCCGGGCTTTGGCGGGCAGAAATTTATTGCGCAAACGCTCGACAAGCTGCGTGAGGCAAGAGCGCTCATCGACAACTCGGGCCATGACATCCGCCTTGAGATAGACGGCGGCGTTACCCCTGCCAATATCGCAGAAATTGCCCGCGCCGGTGCCGACACCTTTGTGGCCGGTTCTGCCATTTTCGGCGCGCAATCTTACAAATCTGCAATTGATGCAATGCGCGAGGCCCTGGCCGATTGCTAA
- a CDS encoding DUF3530 family protein, which produces MRKHRWVIFGWLCLVGLAHGQAADENAAAPDEVDAALAPTAAAEPEPTPEPPLYASREARDMALLAQAVPSDQVVWFDIGGERVLGLYHAAISANPSGAVLLVQDQDRNPTWPERIQALRLSLPEQGWTTMVVTLPPADPAAIPERDLPPAPDEAAVSPAEGDGEARPETEEVFNDATGDVADVASMAQEQPAPTPTPEVPKIPAQTRVDQRLAQAIEHLRGQGQFNLALLAEGGGAVRAARLFAGMGSEGFRALVLVDARHNLGTEAGDVLAMASAQLPVLDVIAVDQPALLAAAKARHTAAKRAGREGFQQLSLPRYEPDLVRLSKRVRGFLDRHAKGVKVDNAQVIQNPPD; this is translated from the coding sequence GTGCGTAAACATCGGTGGGTTATTTTTGGCTGGTTGTGTCTTGTTGGGCTGGCGCACGGGCAGGCTGCTGATGAGAATGCCGCGGCGCCCGATGAGGTAGACGCGGCGCTAGCACCAACAGCTGCCGCGGAGCCGGAACCCACGCCCGAGCCGCCGCTTTATGCCAGCCGCGAGGCGCGCGACATGGCGTTGCTGGCGCAGGCAGTGCCGAGCGATCAGGTTGTTTGGTTTGATATCGGCGGCGAGCGGGTGTTGGGTTTGTATCACGCAGCAATCAGCGCCAACCCCTCCGGTGCTGTGCTGTTGGTGCAAGATCAAGACCGCAACCCCACCTGGCCCGAGCGTATCCAGGCGCTGCGCCTGAGCTTGCCCGAGCAAGGCTGGACCACAATGGTGGTGACCTTGCCCCCGGCAGATCCCGCGGCCATACCCGAGCGCGACCTCCCGCCTGCGCCTGACGAGGCGGCGGTATCGCCCGCTGAAGGCGACGGCGAAGCACGCCCTGAAACAGAAGAAGTGTTTAACGATGCCACAGGCGACGTGGCTGATGTGGCAAGCATGGCACAAGAGCAGCCGGCCCCAACGCCCACGCCCGAGGTGCCAAAAATACCCGCGCAAACACGGGTTGATCAGCGCCTGGCGCAAGCCATTGAGCACCTGCGTGGCCAGGGCCAATTTAATTTGGCGTTGTTGGCCGAAGGTGGCGGTGCGGTGCGCGCGGCCCGGCTATTTGCGGGCATGGGGTCTGAGGGCTTTCGCGCCTTGGTGTTGGTTGATGCCCGTCACAACCTGGGCACAGAGGCGGGTGACGTTCTCGCCATGGCCTCGGCGCAATTGCCTGTGCTGGATGTGATTGCCGTTGACCAGCCCGCATTGCTAGCGGCCGCCAAGGCACGCCACACCGCCGCCAAACGCGCCGGGCGCGAGGGCTTCCAGCAACTGTCGCTGCCACGTTACGAGCCGGATTTGGTGCGCCTTAGTAAACGCGTGCGCGGATTTCTGGATCGCCATGCAAAAGGCGTGAAGGTTGATAATGCCCAGGTGATACAAAACCCGCCTGATTAG
- a CDS encoding nucleotidyltransferase family protein, with the protein MKAFVFAAGKGERMRPLTDHTPKPLLTVNGKALIDYHLEKLAAAGFSQAMINLSYLGDQIRNHCGNGGRYGLRLHYSDEGPEPLETGGALNQCLDWLAGDAFAMISTDAYTDLPYNLLAQSLQSLQARGLCAELVLAANPPHNPDGDFGLAQGLINTLPPRYTYTGLGTARFDFINDYPGRQARFPIRDALQHWQRLHKLGGFVHRGLWQDVGTPERLAALQGP; encoded by the coding sequence GTGAAAGCCTTCGTCTTTGCTGCCGGCAAGGGCGAGCGCATGCGGCCACTCACCGATCACACACCCAAACCACTACTAACGGTCAACGGCAAAGCCCTGATCGATTACCACCTGGAAAAGCTGGCCGCTGCCGGATTTTCCCAGGCCATGATCAATCTTTCCTATTTGGGTGACCAGATTCGCAACCACTGCGGCAACGGCGGGCGCTATGGCCTCAGGCTCCACTATTCCGATGAAGGCCCGGAGCCGCTGGAAACCGGCGGCGCGCTCAACCAGTGCCTAGACTGGCTGGCGGGTGATGCCTTCGCAATGATCTCAACCGATGCCTACACAGACCTGCCCTACAACCTGCTTGCCCAATCACTGCAAAGCTTGCAGGCGCGCGGCCTTTGCGCCGAGCTTGTGCTAGCGGCCAACCCACCGCACAACCCCGATGGCGACTTTGGCCTGGCCCAAGGGCTGATCAACACATTACCCCCCCGCTACACCTACACAGGCCTTGGCACTGCGCGCTTTGACTTCATCAATGATTACCCCGGCCGCCAAGCCCGCTTCCCCATCAGAGACGCCCTGCAACACTGGCAGCGCCTGCACAAACTGGGCGGTTTTGTACACCGGGGCCTGTGGCAGGATGTGGGCACGCCCGAGCGGTTGGCGGCCCTGCAAGGTCCTTGA